The Palleronia sp. THAF1 genome window below encodes:
- a CDS encoding pyridoxal phosphate-dependent aminotransferase, protein MRQSNRGDVDAFIVMDVMERARAAEAAGRRIVHMEVGQPGTPAPAGARAALTAAMAAGPLGYTVALGLPELRARIARHYADWHAVELDPARVVVTSGASAGFVLAFTALFDAGETVGLGLPGYPSYRHILTALSLQARGIETAPEDRYQPRPDQIDNALDGLIVASPGNPAGTMLDQEAMAALMARCRQTDTAFISDEIYHGLHYDRPAVSALEIDDDCIVINSFSKYFSMTGWRIGWMVVPEEMVRRVERLAQNLYICPPHASQIAALAAFDCHEELRGNLSVYAANRQLMIDGLARAGFPSFAPPDGAFYVYADCSHLSDDALALSGRILDEAGVAVTPGLDFDPARGGRHLRFSYARSTADIAEGLERLAEWTRRGG, encoded by the coding sequence TGATGGATGTGATGGAGCGCGCCCGTGCGGCAGAGGCGGCAGGCCGCCGCATCGTCCATATGGAAGTGGGCCAGCCGGGGACGCCTGCGCCAGCGGGCGCGCGCGCAGCATTGACGGCGGCGATGGCGGCGGGTCCGCTGGGCTATACGGTGGCGCTGGGCTTGCCGGAACTGCGGGCGCGGATCGCGCGGCACTATGCCGACTGGCATGCCGTGGAGCTTGATCCGGCGCGGGTGGTGGTGACCTCCGGCGCGTCGGCCGGGTTCGTTCTGGCGTTCACCGCTTTGTTCGACGCGGGCGAAACAGTGGGGCTGGGCCTGCCCGGCTATCCGTCCTACCGCCACATTCTGACGGCCCTGTCGTTGCAGGCGAGGGGAATCGAGACCGCACCAGAGGATCGCTACCAGCCGCGCCCCGACCAGATCGACAACGCCTTGGACGGGCTGATCGTGGCGTCTCCGGGCAATCCGGCGGGCACGATGCTGGACCAGGAGGCGATGGCGGCACTGATGGCGCGCTGCCGCCAGACGGATACGGCCTTCATCTCGGACGAGATATACCACGGTTTGCACTACGACCGCCCTGCTGTGTCGGCGTTGGAGATCGACGACGACTGCATCGTCATCAATTCCTTCTCCAAGTATTTTTCGATGACGGGCTGGCGGATCGGCTGGATGGTGGTGCCCGAGGAAATGGTGCGCCGGGTCGAGCGGTTGGCGCAGAACCTGTACATCTGCCCGCCCCATGCCAGCCAGATTGCTGCGCTGGCGGCGTTTGACTGTCACGAGGAGTTGCGCGGCAATCTGTCGGTCTATGCGGCGAACCGTCAGTTGATGATCGACGGTCTGGCGCGCGCCGGTTTCCCCAGCTTCGCGCCGCCCGACGGGGCGTTCTACGTCTATGCCGATTGCAGCCATTTGTCGGATGATGCGCTGGCCCTGTCTGGCCGTATTCTGGACGAAGCGGGCGTCGCGGTGACGCCGGGCTTGGACTTCGATCCTGCGCGTGGTGGGCGGCATCTGCGGTTTTCCTACGCCCGCAGCACCGCCGACATCGCCGAAGGGCTGGAGCGTCTGGCAGAGTGGACGCGGCGCGGCGGATAA
- a CDS encoding N-acetylmuramoyl-L-alanine amidase, which translates to MDFRRLAIGLTAALLLNGAGAADEWSPENWGVEVPSAGAGSDHGPLTALARIDPASSRIADFGNNLLVELALSQPVPWRVFTLDAPRRLVLDFSEVDFAGTDLQALLSSDLVSNLYRGRFREGWSRMVIDLAQPMAIETAGLSTSGGVTALKLQLAPVSEAEFTAGTGVPESALFSLPLPSEHPAPVTRQRGERPLRVTLDPGHGGFDPGAEAGGMREADVMLTFAMELEQTLENAGMEVSLTRRGDSFVPLPTRVSVARAAKADLLLSIHADALEEGNASGAAAYTLSTTASDAASAKLAQRLDRGDMIAGIDLGTGDDAVASVLMDMARLETQPRAERLADEIVAGLARATGDLHKRPRLTGNFSVLRAADIPSVLLELGFLSSQQDRDRLSDPVWRARAIDGIRAGIEAWAREDAAEARRLMQ; encoded by the coding sequence ATGGATTTCCGAAGACTGGCGATTGGCCTGACGGCTGCTCTGTTGCTGAATGGCGCAGGTGCGGCCGATGAATGGAGCCCTGAAAATTGGGGCGTCGAGGTGCCCAGCGCGGGCGCAGGGTCCGACCACGGGCCGCTGACCGCGCTGGCCCGTATCGATCCCGCGTCCAGCCGAATCGCGGATTTCGGAAACAATCTGCTGGTGGAACTGGCGCTTAGCCAGCCGGTGCCGTGGCGGGTCTTCACGCTGGATGCGCCAAGGCGGTTGGTTCTGGACTTTTCCGAAGTGGATTTCGCGGGCACTGACCTGCAGGCGCTGTTGTCTTCCGATCTGGTGTCTAACCTGTATCGCGGGCGCTTCCGCGAGGGCTGGTCGCGGATGGTGATCGATCTGGCACAACCCATGGCGATCGAGACGGCGGGCCTAAGCACCAGCGGTGGCGTCACGGCGCTGAAGTTGCAGTTGGCGCCTGTCAGCGAGGCAGAGTTCACTGCCGGAACCGGGGTGCCGGAAAGCGCACTGTTCTCTCTGCCGCTGCCATCCGAACATCCCGCGCCGGTCACGCGCCAACGCGGTGAGCGTCCGCTGCGTGTCACACTGGATCCCGGTCATGGTGGCTTCGATCCGGGCGCGGAAGCAGGCGGGATGCGCGAGGCGGACGTGATGCTGACCTTCGCGATGGAGCTGGAACAGACGTTGGAAAACGCGGGCATGGAGGTGAGCCTGACCCGCCGGGGCGACAGTTTCGTACCCTTGCCAACGCGGGTGTCCGTGGCGCGCGCGGCGAAAGCGGACCTTCTGCTTTCGATCCACGCGGATGCTTTGGAAGAGGGCAACGCCAGCGGCGCTGCGGCCTACACCCTGTCCACCACGGCGTCCGACGCGGCTTCGGCCAAGCTGGCGCAGCGGCTGGACCGGGGTGACATGATCGCGGGTATCGATCTTGGCACGGGCGACGACGCGGTTGCCTCGGTCCTGATGGATATGGCGCGGCTGGAAACCCAGCCCCGCGCCGAACGGCTGGCAGACGAGATCGTGGCCGGTCTGGCGCGTGCCACGGGTGATCTGCACAAGCGTCCGCGCCTTACGGGCAATTTTTCCGTCCTGCGCGCCGCCGATATTCCCTCCGTGCTGTTGGAGTTGGGGTTCCTGTCCAGCCAGCAGGACCGTGACCGCTTGAGCGATCCGGTCTGGCGTGCGCGCGCCATCGACGGTATCCGTGCCGGAATAGAGGCATGGGCGCGCGAGGATGCGGCTGAAGCGCGGCGGCTGATGCAATAG